CCGGATAAACTCTTCTACCTGACTTTCCACCTCAGCCGGCACGTCCTCAGCCGCTTCCCTGATTGCCTCGGTTATTGCCGCCAGGGTCTGCTGGCCGTCAAGCAGTTTCCAGATGAAAACCCCCCAAGGGTTCAGCGTAAAGGTATTGCCTGTGTCGGGATTAAACAGCAGCGCCCAATCGTCAAACTCCTCTCTGAGGACAATCAAGGGTTTGGCTGTCATTTTTATGTCAGAGTATCCACCCACCAGTAATTTCTCCGTATCCGGCTTGTTCCCCTTCTTTTCAAAAGGCGGGACGGCCAGCTTCCTTTGCTGTAAAATTTTCAGTTCTTTTTCTTTCGGCAATTTGCTATATTGACCAACAGAAAAAAGCAAGTTCTATTTTGCCGTTCTGTATCGGGTACCTTGTAAAAAAAGCGCCGCGGCTGCTGTGCGATCTGGATATTTATGAATGTTTTATTTGTCTGCACCGCAAATATTGTCAGAAGTTTTATGGCGGAGGCCATACTTACGCACAAACTCAAAATGAAGGGGAGAAGGGATATAGCCGTTTCGTCTGCTGCTCTGATCGACATGAAGGGGAAGCAGGCAGACCCCTTTGCCGTCAAAATACTTGAAGAAAACGGGATTGAAGGCGGCAGTCATATCTCGAGGTTGCTGACAGATGACATGGTTGTCAATGCGGATTTAATCGCGGTTATGGAGGAAGGGCACCGAACGCAGTTGTGCGAAAGATACCCTGACGCGGCGGTAAAGATACGGCTTCTCAAATCTTTCGTAAAAGGATATCAAGCTGTTGACTCAGACATTAAGGATCCTTACCACTTGACGATCTACCATTACCGGCTCTGTTTTGCGGAGATTTCCCTGGCCGTAGGCGGCATGCCGGGGGTACTGTAGAAAAAAAGCTCCTTCGTTACAAACGGCGGCAATGATTCAGTGCGTACCAGGACAAAGGGCCGTAGGCAACCGGTTCTGAGGTGGCAAGAGAGGCCGGGCTGCCATCAAAAGTTAATTTTTTCATGAACCAGTTGTTATTATGTATGTTATTGGCGACATTGTTTGCCCCCGGAGGATGCGCTGAGAAAATATTTATTGCTTTTAAGGGGTGCGAGGCGTAGTAATCCGTAACGGTCGAAATTGAGGGCGCCGGTCAATCCAGTCCTGGAATAAGCAGAGAGAGGATTGCTAATGAAAAGGGCAAGGAGAAATTTCCTGGCGATTGCGGGCGGGGTAGCCGTAATGTTGCCGATAACGAAGTCCCCGACGCCAGCAAACGTTTATGAACACCTGCAAGGGCTCTGGAGTTGGTATGAAACAGAGGATTTGTTAAACGGAATGCCCGTTAGACAAAGCGGCGTTTCACTGCACAAAGGCGACGCTTTTCCGGTTCTTTCCGGTCCCGGAAGGGGACTGATACGCCTCAATCCGACGGCTGTGCGGATATGGGAGATGTGCGACGGAAAAAACAGTCCGGCAAACATAGCCAGGACTATCAGCGAAAATTGCGATGTTTCCCCTGGCGTTTGTTTTAAGGACGTGATCATTGCGCTCAGAACTTTTAAACGACAGGGCCTGATTGTTATGACGTGAAGAAGATATTGACTCGCCAAAGGCGAGGAGTTTTGGGCAGCAACGATTCTTATATTTAGGTGAAAGTCCTATGACGACCAGCAAAAAATTGCCCTATGAACCGCCGCTCATCATTGATTTGAGCGGGAGCACCGCCTATGCCGCAAAACCATGCAGAACCGGCGCCGCAATATCGGGAGGGGGAAACTGTTTGCCGGGTGGGTCTCCCCTGCAGGCGTGCCTGCAGGGGTCCGCGGCCACCGGCGGGGAGTGCAAACCGGGGAATTTTGCGTCCGAATTCTGCCTGACAGGCGGCTCTGCGCAAATCAGCACGTGCAAACCGGGGGCTGCCGCAAACACCAATTGCCTGTCGGGTACAGTTGCAGCAGGAACCTTGTGCCAAAAGGGCTCAGCGGCCGGAGGAGTCTGCAACCGCGGGAGCGCTCCGCTTACATAGAAGTGACCCGCTCCTCCGCTTTGCCTCTTGTCAATTTGTGGGACCGCTGATTGCGGGCGCTTTCCGGTTGGCTTTGCCGGTTTGTCAATTGGAGGGAGTTGAGTGCTCCGCCAACATTTCTTTACAGCAGTGTAAGGAAACTGTTGTCCTTCTGAAAATGCATATCAAACGAGGGAATTGACGCGCACAAATCGCAGCAACAATTAAATACAGAGGTCTTTAATTCCCGATCCATCAAGTTGAAATAGTGGATGTGGAAGAGCAGCAGTTCCGCCAGCGCTGCTTGCCTGTCCCTCCTATTCAGGGCGAGCGGTTCCGCTTTTTTCAGGAAGATAATCCTTGCCAGCGGGCATTCTTGCCGATAATGATTTTTCCCTTTTCTTGCGAGGCTGTTAATCTGGGAAAACGGGGATGGGTGGATTTTGAACAACCCCCCCCTTTCTTCAACCACTGTTGCATCATCGGAAAGCACATCCCCAATCGGGACGTACCCGGCCACGGTGCTTTTCCCGGCGCCGGACAACCCTAAAAAAAGATTCCCCTGACGGTTGATCCGCAGACCCGCCCCGTGTACCAGCAGCCTTTTATTGTCCACCATCAACAACGAAGTCAGGATAAAAAGCAGTTTGTACAAACTGCCCATGAGGAAATTTTCTCCTTTCGACCGGAAAAGGAATATATGAAATTTGTGTGAATGGACATTGTACGCAAGCACTCCGTTCAAGAATCCGATCAGCAGAGTTTTTTCCGATATCGGATAGCGCTTGGCGACATGGTTGATGATGCGTGTCGTTTCTCTGTCTTTGGCTGTTGATATCCGTA
Above is a genomic segment from Syntrophobacterales bacterium containing:
- the scmD gene encoding SynChlorMet cassette protein ScmD; this translates as MTAKPLIVLREEFDDWALLFNPDTGNTFTLNPWGVFIWKLLDGQQTLAAITEAIREAAEDVPAEVESQVEEFIREIARLGLAAGDGEIAP
- a CDS encoding PqqD family protein, coding for MKRARRNFLAIAGGVAVMLPITKSPTPANVYEHLQGLWSWYETEDLLNGMPVRQSGVSLHKGDAFPVLSGPGRGLIRLNPTAVRIWEMCDGKNSPANIARTISENCDVSPGVCFKDVIIALRTFKRQGLIVMT